A window of the Canis lupus baileyi chromosome 1, mCanLup2.hap1, whole genome shotgun sequence genome harbors these coding sequences:
- the NHSL1 gene encoding NHS-like protein 1 isoform X6 yields MRAVSNLDEESRWTVHYTAPWHQQENVFLPTTRPPCVEDLHRQAKLNLKSVLRECDKLRRDGYRSSQYYSQGPTFAANASPLCDDYQDEDEETDQKCSVSSSEEERLISIRRPKTPTSSDFSDLNTQTNWTKSLPLPTPEEKMRQQAQTVQADVVAINITGENFDRQASLRRSLIYTDTLVRRPKKVKRRKTITGVPDNIQKELASVTGQDDGGGHSLYTPDHCSTLGRLDSYCSAGQRSETRDSSCQTEEVKVVPPSMRRIRAQKGQGIAAQMSHFSGSSGNMSVLSDSAGIVFPSRLNNDAGFHSLPRSGARVSVQSLESRLGALSPAEDLDGTYPYQSGHPQVDENSGHLGGASRTGMLLRPKSQELRHFENVISPACVVSPHATYSTSIIPNATLSSSSEIIIIHTAQSSGQLDSKITSSSSYSKIKSRDHLLSRHTSKDDHQSPSGNWTEGHPSILSQALDPHTSSATMLLSLCDSVVSLNTSANRENGSQAMSYNCKNNLSSPAHAQDVDGKSESSYSGGTGPSSSEPWEYSAPGNGQACPLKAHLTTPGYSTPGSNVSSCSLDQTSTKDDARSLYSEEHDGYYTSVHPDPGQGSGNQYNSDGFGNPRHSVVNVFDGRAQKNQGDRSHYHDKSLSRNISLKKAKKPPLPPSRTDSLRRIPKKGVQSNGQALNESLIASLQHSLQLNLPGKGGSSPSQSPCSDFEEPWLPRSRSQSTVSAGSSMTSATTPNVYSLCGATPSQSDTSSVKSEYTDPWGYYIDYTGMQEDPGPPGGGCSASSGAPAGNGPVHHVQEGSRTQVPGGSVKPKITSPEKSHRVTSPSSGYSSQSNTPTALTPVPVFLKSVSPANGKGKTKPKVPERKSSLICSVSISSSSTSLSSNTSTEGSGTMKKLDSVLASPTAGASLLSLPSPCPADKSPLLPPPPPLVDSPDGSLPQSPLFPPPPPEVLTPFSAPASGCLPPSPRALSPLTLGASASLPLPPAALLSSAPPPAPPLDPTLMKDARPSFKKPGQPECSREGFRQPCNKEEGGRPPMPLITTETLQMVQLRPVKKNSGTEQALLYEQVSQEKLTPVVPQYHLKPSAFLKSRNSINEMESESQPASVTSSPPPPAKSSSQGHRDGAAEHGPPSRSPGGAREAEAGPGARPAPLQEPPGPSPSRKPPPISKKPKLFLVVPPPQRDLTAEPAEPASGASPGPRRGEAAESGRASAGPDEPGSGSAVLGGGAAGAAAPAPGGVKADVPMVQPDVQPAPKQEEPGAGTSADGAGDVESRLPLQDGRPGLPEPDAAGSSSEACDFPREEGSDEVMTPSRPRTTEDLFAAIHRSKRKVLGRKDSDDDHSRNHSPSPPVTPTGAAPSLASPKQVGSIQRSVRKSSTSSDNFKALLLKKGSRSDTSARMSAAEMLKNTDPRFQRSRSEPSPDTPESPSSCSPSKNRRAQEEWAKNEGLMPRSLSFSGPRYGRSRTPPSAASSRYSMRNRIQSSPMTVISEGEGEAMEPVDSRAHGALGTARGCSMNGLGGEPTTPLQAQGPGPADGIVSAEGTHGTEQRGGPQREES; encoded by the exons tgttctgtttcttcatcagAAGAAGAAAGACTTATTTCCATCAGGAGACCTAAAACGCCAACCTCAAGTGACTTCTCTGACCTTAATACTCAAACAAACTGGACCAAGTCACTTCCTTTGCCAACACCAGAAGAGAAGATGCGACAGCAAGCCCAGACAGTCCAGGCTGATGTGGTTGCCATTAACATAACTG GGGAGAATTTCGATCGCCAGGCCAGTCTTCGGCGGTCTCTAATTTACACAGACACTCTGGTAAGACGACCGAAGAAAGTCAAAAGGAGAAAGACTATTACAGGAGTCCCTGACAACATACAGAAGGAGCTAG CATCAGTCACTGGCCAAGATGATGGTGGTGGTCACTCGTTGTACACCCCAGACCACTGCTCCACACTGGGAAGGCTTGATAGCTATTGCTCTGCTGGGCAGCGCTCAGAAACCAGGGACTCCAGCTGTCAGACTGAGGAAGTGAAAGTTGTACCCCCTTCAATGAGAAGAATCAGGGCACAGAAGGGGCAAGGCATTGCTGCCCAGATGAGCCACTTCTCAGGCTCCTCCGGGAACATGTCTGTGTTGAGTGATTCTGCAGGTATTGTGTTCCCTTCTCGCCTCAACAATGATGCTGGCTTCCACAGTCTCCCACGTTCTGGAGCGAGGGTGAGTGTTCAGTCCCTCGAGTCACGATTGGGTGCCCTGAGCCCTGCAGAAGACCTGGATGGCACTTATCCCTACCAGAGTGGTCACCCACAAGTAGATGAAAATTCAGGACATTTGGGAGGTGCCTCAAGGACTGGAATGCTTTTGAGACCCAAGTCCCAGGAGCTGAGGCATTTTGAGAATGTGATCAGCCCAGCGTGTGTGGTCTCTCCTCATGCCACTTACTCCACCAGCATCATCCCAAATGCCACACTCTCTTCCTCTTCagagattattattattcacaCTGCTCAGAGTTCAGGACAGCTGGACAGTAAAATCACCAGCTCCTCTTCATACTCAAAGATAAAATCTAGAGACCACCTCCTCTCCAGGCATACTAGTAAAGATGATCATCAGTCTCCCAGTGGCAACTGGACAGAGGGTCACCCCAGCATTCTTTCACAGGCCTTAGATCCCCACACCTCCAGTGCAACCATGCTATTGTCCCTCTGTGATTCAGTGGTTTCTCTAAATACTTCAGCAAATCGGGAGAATGGGTCCCAAGCCATGAGCTATAACTGTAAAAACAACCTGAGTTCTCCGGCCCACGCCCAGGATGTGGATGGCAAGAGTGAGTCCAGTTATTCAGGAGGCACGGGGCCCAGCAGCTCGGAGCCCTGGGAATATAGTGCCCCCGGTAACGGGCAAGCATGCCCACTGAAGGCTCATTTGACAACGCCTGGTTACTCCACTCCCGGAAGTAATGTGAGCAGCTGCAGCTTGGACCAAACATCCACCAAAGATGATGCCAGATCCCTGTATTCAGAGGAGCATGATGGCTACTACACATCTGTGCACCCCGATCCGGGACAGGGATCTGGAAACCAGTACAATAGTGATGGCTTTGGGAACCCCAGGCACAGTGTGGTCAATGTTTTTGATGGAAGAGCTCAGAAAAACCAAGGGGACCGGTCACATTACCATGACAAGTCCCTTTCTCGAAACATCTCTTTGAAGAAAGCGAAGAAGCCTCCCCTGCCACCCTCTCGGACTGACTCCCTGCGCAGGATTCCCAAGAAGGGTGTCCAGTCCAATGGGCAGGCGCTGAACGAGAGCCTGATCGCCTCGCTGCAGCACTCGCTGCAGCTGAACCTCCCGGGCAAGGGCGGCAGCTCGCCCTCCCAGAGCCCCTGCAGCGACTTTGAAGAGCCCTGGCTGCCTCGCTCCCGAAGCCAGAGCACGGTGAGTGCGGGCAGCAGCATGACCTCGGCCACCACCCCCAACGTCTACTCCCTGTGCGGGGCCACGCCGTCGCAGAGTGACACGAGCAGCGTCAAGTCTGAGTACACAGACCCTTGGGGTTACTACATTGACTACACAGGCATGCAGGAAGACCCCGGGCCCCCTGGCGGGGGCTGCTCAGCCAGCAGTGGGGCGCCGGCTGGAAATGGGCCAGTCCACCACGTCCAGGAGGGATCCAGGACCCaagtgcctggtggctcagtcaaaccAAAGATCACGTCGCCAGAGAAGTCCCACAGAGTCACTTCTCCATCCAGTGGGTATTCCAGCCAGTCGAATACACCCACAGCACTCACCCCTGtgcctgtgtttttaaaatcagtgtcACCAGCAAATGGGAAGGGGAAGACCAAGCCCAAGGTGCCAGAAAGGAAGTCCTCTCTGATATGTTCAGTATCCATCTCCTCATCGTCCACGTCTCTGTCTTCCAATACTTCCACGGAAGGAAGCGGGACAATGAAGAAGCTGGACTCGGTGCTGGCCTCCCCCACTGCGGgtgcttctctcctttctctcccctcacCGTGTCCTGCTGACAAGTCTCCtttgcttcctcctcccccacctttaGTAGATTCCCCTGACggctctctgcctcagtctcccctcttcccccctccACCACCGGAAGTTCTCACTCCCTTCTCTGCCCCTGCCAGCGggtgcctccctccttcccccagggcACTCAGCCCCCTTACTCTGGGTGCATCTGCTTCCCTGCCACTGCCCCCCGCTGCCCTGCTCTCCTCAGCTCCCCCGCCTGCCCCACCCCTGGACCCTACATTGATGAAAGATGCCAGGCCTTCTTTCAAAAAACCTGGCCAGCCCGAGTGCTCCCGGGAGGGCTTCCGGCAGCCTTGTAACAAGGAGGAAGGCGGTAGGCCCCCCATGCCCCTGATAACCACTGAAACGTTGCAGATGGTACAGTTGAGGCCCGTGAAAAAGAACTCAGGAACCGAGCAAGCACTGTTATATGAACAAGTATCTCAGGAAAAACTAACTCCGGTCGTTCCCCAGTATCATTTAAAGCCATCTGCTTTCTTGAAATCCCGAAATAGcataaatgaaatggagagtGAAAGCCAGCCTGCCTCTGTGACAAGCTCGCCGCCGCCTCCTGCCAAGAGCTCGAGTCAGGGTCACCGGGACGGTGCAGCCGAGCATGGTCCCCCGAGCCGCAGCCCGGGCGGTGccagggaggcagaggctgggcccggcgcccggcccgccccgctcCAGGAGCCCCCCGGCCCTTCACCCAGCAGGAAGCCACCCCCCATTTCCAAGAAGCCCAAACTGTTTCTCGTGGTGCCACCTCCGCAGAGAGATCTCACAGCGGAGCCCGCGGAGCCCGCGAGCGGAGCATCACCCGGCCCCAGGCGGGGCGAGGCAGCCGAGAGTGGTAGAGCCAGCGCTGGTCCTGATGAGCCGGGCTCTGGCAGCGCCGTGCTCGGGGGAGGAGCCGCAGgagccgcggccccggccccgggtgGAGTGAAAGCCGACGTCCCCATGGTGCAGCCCGACGTGCAGCCAGCCCCCAAGCAGGAGGAGCCAGGTGCCGGGACCAGTGCCGACGGCGCAGGCGACGTGGAGAGCCGCCTGCCTCTCCAGGACGGACGGC CTGGGCTGCCAGAGCCTGACGCAGCCGGCTCTTCCTCGGAGGCCTGTGACTTCCCCAGGGAAGAAGGGAGTGATGAGGTGATGACCCCCAGTAGACCCCGGACCACAGAAGACCTTTTTGCAGCTATTCACAG ATCCAAGAGGAAAGTCCTGGGCCGGAAGGATTCAGATGACGATCACTCCCGAAATCATTCTCCCTCCCCTCCGGTGACGCCCACCGGTGCGGCCCCCAGCCTGGCTTCCCCCAAGCAAGTGGGGTCAATTCAGAGAAGTGTCCGGAAGAGCAGCACCAGCAGTGACAACTTCAAAGCTCTGCTGCTAAAAAAGGGGAGCCGCTCGGACACCAGCGCCCGCATGTCTGCAGCTGAGATGCTAAAGAACACAGACCCTAGATTCCAGAGGTCAAGGTCAGAGCCTTCGCCAGATACTCCCGAGAGCCCGTCAAGCTGCTCCCCCAGCAAGAACAGAAGGGCCCAGGAGGAGTGGGCCAAGAACGAAGGCCTGATGCCTCGGAGTCTGTCCTTCTCTGGCCCCCGGTACGGGCGCAGTCGAACTCCACCTTCTGCAGCCAGCAGCAGGTACAGCATGCGGAACCGAATCCAGAGCAGTCCCATGACTGTCATCTCAGAAGGCGAAGGGGAGGCCATGGAGCCTGTAGATAGCCGGGCTCACGGGGCCCTGGGCACCGCCAGGGGGTGTTCCATGAATGGACTAGGTGGGGAGCCCACCACCCCCCTGCAGGCACAGGGTCCTGGCCCTGCTGATGGGATAGTCAGCGCAGAGGGCACACATGGAACAGAACAACGTGGAGGTCCTCAGAGGGAAGAGAGCTAG
- the NHSL1 gene encoding NHS-like protein 1 isoform X4, which translates to MKKEGSFRLKSNSGSLSRAVSWINFSSLSRQTKRLFRSDGELSVCGQQVEADDENWNYRTQPRKAVSNLDEESRWTVHYTAPWHQQENVFLPTTRPPCVEDLHRQAKLNLKSVLRECDKLRRDGYRSSQYYSQGPTFAANASPLCDDYQDEDEETDQKCSVSSSEEERLISIRRPKTPTSSDFSDLNTQTNWTKSLPLPTPEEKMRQQAQTVQADVVAINITASVTGQDDGGGHSLYTPDHCSTLGRLDSYCSAGQRSETRDSSCQTEEVKVVPPSMRRIRAQKGQGIAAQMSHFSGSSGNMSVLSDSAGIVFPSRLNNDAGFHSLPRSGARVSVQSLESRLGALSPAEDLDGTYPYQSGHPQVDENSGHLGGASRTGMLLRPKSQELRHFENVISPACVVSPHATYSTSIIPNATLSSSSEIIIIHTAQSSGQLDSKITSSSSYSKIKSRDHLLSRHTSKDDHQSPSGNWTEGHPSILSQALDPHTSSATMLLSLCDSVVSLNTSANRENGSQAMSYNCKNNLSSPAHAQDVDGKSESSYSGGTGPSSSEPWEYSAPGNGQACPLKAHLTTPGYSTPGSNVSSCSLDQTSTKDDARSLYSEEHDGYYTSVHPDPGQGSGNQYNSDGFGNPRHSVVNVFDGRAQKNQGDRSHYHDKSLSRNISLKKAKKPPLPPSRTDSLRRIPKKGVQSNGQALNESLIASLQHSLQLNLPGKGGSSPSQSPCSDFEEPWLPRSRSQSTVSAGSSMTSATTPNVYSLCGATPSQSDTSSVKSEYTDPWGYYIDYTGMQEDPGPPGGGCSASSGAPAGNGPVHHVQEGSRTQVPGGSVKPKITSPEKSHRVTSPSSGYSSQSNTPTALTPVPVFLKSVSPANGKGKTKPKVPERKSSLICSVSISSSSTSLSSNTSTEGSGTMKKLDSVLASPTAGASLLSLPSPCPADKSPLLPPPPPLVDSPDGSLPQSPLFPPPPPEVLTPFSAPASGCLPPSPRALSPLTLGASASLPLPPAALLSSAPPPAPPLDPTLMKDARPSFKKPGQPECSREGFRQPCNKEEGGRPPMPLITTETLQMVQLRPVKKNSGTEQALLYEQVSQEKLTPVVPQYHLKPSAFLKSRNSINEMESESQPASVTSSPPPPAKSSSQGHRDGAAEHGPPSRSPGGAREAEAGPGARPAPLQEPPGPSPSRKPPPISKKPKLFLVVPPPQRDLTAEPAEPASGASPGPRRGEAAESGRASAGPDEPGSGSAVLGGGAAGAAAPAPGGVKADVPMVQPDVQPAPKQEEPGAGTSADGAGDVESRLPLQDGRPGLPEPDAAGSSSEACDFPREEGSDEVMTPSRPRTTEDLFAAIHRSKRKVLGRKDSDDDHSRNHSPSPPVTPTGAAPSLASPKQVGSIQRSVRKSSTSSDNFKALLLKKGSRSDTSARMSAAEMLKNTDPRFQRSRSEPSPDTPESPSSCSPSKNRRAQEEWAKNEGLMPRSLSFSGPRYGRSRTPPSAASSRYSMRNRIQSSPMTVISEGEGEAMEPVDSRAHGALGTARGCSMNGLGGEPTTPLQAQGPGPADGIVSAEGTHGTEQRGGPQREES; encoded by the exons tgttctgtttcttcatcagAAGAAGAAAGACTTATTTCCATCAGGAGACCTAAAACGCCAACCTCAAGTGACTTCTCTGACCTTAATACTCAAACAAACTGGACCAAGTCACTTCCTTTGCCAACACCAGAAGAGAAGATGCGACAGCAAGCCCAGACAGTCCAGGCTGATGTGGTTGCCATTAACATAACTG CATCAGTCACTGGCCAAGATGATGGTGGTGGTCACTCGTTGTACACCCCAGACCACTGCTCCACACTGGGAAGGCTTGATAGCTATTGCTCTGCTGGGCAGCGCTCAGAAACCAGGGACTCCAGCTGTCAGACTGAGGAAGTGAAAGTTGTACCCCCTTCAATGAGAAGAATCAGGGCACAGAAGGGGCAAGGCATTGCTGCCCAGATGAGCCACTTCTCAGGCTCCTCCGGGAACATGTCTGTGTTGAGTGATTCTGCAGGTATTGTGTTCCCTTCTCGCCTCAACAATGATGCTGGCTTCCACAGTCTCCCACGTTCTGGAGCGAGGGTGAGTGTTCAGTCCCTCGAGTCACGATTGGGTGCCCTGAGCCCTGCAGAAGACCTGGATGGCACTTATCCCTACCAGAGTGGTCACCCACAAGTAGATGAAAATTCAGGACATTTGGGAGGTGCCTCAAGGACTGGAATGCTTTTGAGACCCAAGTCCCAGGAGCTGAGGCATTTTGAGAATGTGATCAGCCCAGCGTGTGTGGTCTCTCCTCATGCCACTTACTCCACCAGCATCATCCCAAATGCCACACTCTCTTCCTCTTCagagattattattattcacaCTGCTCAGAGTTCAGGACAGCTGGACAGTAAAATCACCAGCTCCTCTTCATACTCAAAGATAAAATCTAGAGACCACCTCCTCTCCAGGCATACTAGTAAAGATGATCATCAGTCTCCCAGTGGCAACTGGACAGAGGGTCACCCCAGCATTCTTTCACAGGCCTTAGATCCCCACACCTCCAGTGCAACCATGCTATTGTCCCTCTGTGATTCAGTGGTTTCTCTAAATACTTCAGCAAATCGGGAGAATGGGTCCCAAGCCATGAGCTATAACTGTAAAAACAACCTGAGTTCTCCGGCCCACGCCCAGGATGTGGATGGCAAGAGTGAGTCCAGTTATTCAGGAGGCACGGGGCCCAGCAGCTCGGAGCCCTGGGAATATAGTGCCCCCGGTAACGGGCAAGCATGCCCACTGAAGGCTCATTTGACAACGCCTGGTTACTCCACTCCCGGAAGTAATGTGAGCAGCTGCAGCTTGGACCAAACATCCACCAAAGATGATGCCAGATCCCTGTATTCAGAGGAGCATGATGGCTACTACACATCTGTGCACCCCGATCCGGGACAGGGATCTGGAAACCAGTACAATAGTGATGGCTTTGGGAACCCCAGGCACAGTGTGGTCAATGTTTTTGATGGAAGAGCTCAGAAAAACCAAGGGGACCGGTCACATTACCATGACAAGTCCCTTTCTCGAAACATCTCTTTGAAGAAAGCGAAGAAGCCTCCCCTGCCACCCTCTCGGACTGACTCCCTGCGCAGGATTCCCAAGAAGGGTGTCCAGTCCAATGGGCAGGCGCTGAACGAGAGCCTGATCGCCTCGCTGCAGCACTCGCTGCAGCTGAACCTCCCGGGCAAGGGCGGCAGCTCGCCCTCCCAGAGCCCCTGCAGCGACTTTGAAGAGCCCTGGCTGCCTCGCTCCCGAAGCCAGAGCACGGTGAGTGCGGGCAGCAGCATGACCTCGGCCACCACCCCCAACGTCTACTCCCTGTGCGGGGCCACGCCGTCGCAGAGTGACACGAGCAGCGTCAAGTCTGAGTACACAGACCCTTGGGGTTACTACATTGACTACACAGGCATGCAGGAAGACCCCGGGCCCCCTGGCGGGGGCTGCTCAGCCAGCAGTGGGGCGCCGGCTGGAAATGGGCCAGTCCACCACGTCCAGGAGGGATCCAGGACCCaagtgcctggtggctcagtcaaaccAAAGATCACGTCGCCAGAGAAGTCCCACAGAGTCACTTCTCCATCCAGTGGGTATTCCAGCCAGTCGAATACACCCACAGCACTCACCCCTGtgcctgtgtttttaaaatcagtgtcACCAGCAAATGGGAAGGGGAAGACCAAGCCCAAGGTGCCAGAAAGGAAGTCCTCTCTGATATGTTCAGTATCCATCTCCTCATCGTCCACGTCTCTGTCTTCCAATACTTCCACGGAAGGAAGCGGGACAATGAAGAAGCTGGACTCGGTGCTGGCCTCCCCCACTGCGGgtgcttctctcctttctctcccctcacCGTGTCCTGCTGACAAGTCTCCtttgcttcctcctcccccacctttaGTAGATTCCCCTGACggctctctgcctcagtctcccctcttcccccctccACCACCGGAAGTTCTCACTCCCTTCTCTGCCCCTGCCAGCGggtgcctccctccttcccccagggcACTCAGCCCCCTTACTCTGGGTGCATCTGCTTCCCTGCCACTGCCCCCCGCTGCCCTGCTCTCCTCAGCTCCCCCGCCTGCCCCACCCCTGGACCCTACATTGATGAAAGATGCCAGGCCTTCTTTCAAAAAACCTGGCCAGCCCGAGTGCTCCCGGGAGGGCTTCCGGCAGCCTTGTAACAAGGAGGAAGGCGGTAGGCCCCCCATGCCCCTGATAACCACTGAAACGTTGCAGATGGTACAGTTGAGGCCCGTGAAAAAGAACTCAGGAACCGAGCAAGCACTGTTATATGAACAAGTATCTCAGGAAAAACTAACTCCGGTCGTTCCCCAGTATCATTTAAAGCCATCTGCTTTCTTGAAATCCCGAAATAGcataaatgaaatggagagtGAAAGCCAGCCTGCCTCTGTGACAAGCTCGCCGCCGCCTCCTGCCAAGAGCTCGAGTCAGGGTCACCGGGACGGTGCAGCCGAGCATGGTCCCCCGAGCCGCAGCCCGGGCGGTGccagggaggcagaggctgggcccggcgcccggcccgccccgctcCAGGAGCCCCCCGGCCCTTCACCCAGCAGGAAGCCACCCCCCATTTCCAAGAAGCCCAAACTGTTTCTCGTGGTGCCACCTCCGCAGAGAGATCTCACAGCGGAGCCCGCGGAGCCCGCGAGCGGAGCATCACCCGGCCCCAGGCGGGGCGAGGCAGCCGAGAGTGGTAGAGCCAGCGCTGGTCCTGATGAGCCGGGCTCTGGCAGCGCCGTGCTCGGGGGAGGAGCCGCAGgagccgcggccccggccccgggtgGAGTGAAAGCCGACGTCCCCATGGTGCAGCCCGACGTGCAGCCAGCCCCCAAGCAGGAGGAGCCAGGTGCCGGGACCAGTGCCGACGGCGCAGGCGACGTGGAGAGCCGCCTGCCTCTCCAGGACGGACGGC CTGGGCTGCCAGAGCCTGACGCAGCCGGCTCTTCCTCGGAGGCCTGTGACTTCCCCAGGGAAGAAGGGAGTGATGAGGTGATGACCCCCAGTAGACCCCGGACCACAGAAGACCTTTTTGCAGCTATTCACAG ATCCAAGAGGAAAGTCCTGGGCCGGAAGGATTCAGATGACGATCACTCCCGAAATCATTCTCCCTCCCCTCCGGTGACGCCCACCGGTGCGGCCCCCAGCCTGGCTTCCCCCAAGCAAGTGGGGTCAATTCAGAGAAGTGTCCGGAAGAGCAGCACCAGCAGTGACAACTTCAAAGCTCTGCTGCTAAAAAAGGGGAGCCGCTCGGACACCAGCGCCCGCATGTCTGCAGCTGAGATGCTAAAGAACACAGACCCTAGATTCCAGAGGTCAAGGTCAGAGCCTTCGCCAGATACTCCCGAGAGCCCGTCAAGCTGCTCCCCCAGCAAGAACAGAAGGGCCCAGGAGGAGTGGGCCAAGAACGAAGGCCTGATGCCTCGGAGTCTGTCCTTCTCTGGCCCCCGGTACGGGCGCAGTCGAACTCCACCTTCTGCAGCCAGCAGCAGGTACAGCATGCGGAACCGAATCCAGAGCAGTCCCATGACTGTCATCTCAGAAGGCGAAGGGGAGGCCATGGAGCCTGTAGATAGCCGGGCTCACGGGGCCCTGGGCACCGCCAGGGGGTGTTCCATGAATGGACTAGGTGGGGAGCCCACCACCCCCCTGCAGGCACAGGGTCCTGGCCCTGCTGATGGGATAGTCAGCGCAGAGGGCACACATGGAACAGAACAACGTGGAGGTCCTCAGAGGGAAGAGAGCTAG